TGATAAAACCGATTTACGAACGGATCTAAAAATTGGAAGTGAAGATAGTTTCAAAAGTTGGAATATTAGATCTAACCCTTTGTCGATTAAAAATTCAGTTTTTCTTTTATGAGTAGAATCGTCAAAAAGCCAAACGTATATGATCCCGAGTTGAAAAAGCCAAAATAATAAAGGAAGATCTTCTTTTAGATCGGAAGGAAAAGGATTTTTTGAGCCCGAAATCGCGTTCCTAAAAATGGAAATTGCGTCTTCTCGAATTTGTTTTGTTTCCTCGCTAAACGGAGAAAGAGGGTGTTTGGGATCTCCGCCGCTTCTAGAAAGAACGTGTAAAAATTTTTCGTAACCAATAAATTGTCCAAGTTTAAATCGAATTATATTTTTAATTCTGTCTTTAAGGTCAGAGTTAGATTTACAAAATTCAATACTTTGAATATTCGCTTCTTCTTGAGTAGTTCTATAGAATTCTAGAACGATTTCTTCTTTTGTTTTAAAATGATAATAAGACGCTCCTACTGCCAAGCCAGCTTTTTTGGCGATGGTGCGCATCGTAGTTTCGTCATAACCTTCTTTTTGAAAAGATAAAATTGCAGTTTTAAAAAGAAGAGACCGGGTTTGTTGTGATTTACCGGTCTCTTTTTGTTTTGCGTTTTTTTTCCGAATCATGTCGGGATTTAAGATTCTCCGAAAGTATTTGAGATTTTCTTTCTGAATTTTGCAAACAAAAATAGATTGAAAAAATGCATCGCTCCCAGGATTAAAAGGACGATTCCAACTTTTTTAGTCAGGACTTCAATACATTCCGCCAAATCCAGAGGTTTTTGTTCGGTGCTCAAAGAAAGACTAATATAACCTATGTTGATCAGATAAAATCCTACGATCAAAAGGTGATTGATCGAATCCGCTAATTTTTCTTCTCCGTTAAACATTTTTACAAGAAAAATTCTACCGTTATGAAAGAGAGTTCTTGCGACCCAGATTGTCATTAGAATGCTGATGATTAAATATCCGAAATAAAGGCCGATCGTATAAGGACCGGAACCAGGTTTAGAATGTTTGAGACCTTGAGCGTTCAAAAAAGAAACTACGGCTGTATTTTCATAATGAGCGGCCACGTCTAACGCGTTTTCGCCATGACGATTCAGACTCTGTGAATATGGATATTTAGAATAGTATAATTCTATAATTTTACTATCGGGGAATTGAGCGGCGTAGTGGATTGGAAAATCCCCTGCGTAATCGTTATCTGATATTATTGATGAAGATTCGTCGTTTACCTTGTCTAAGATATATTGAAGCATTTTTGTGTCATTGCTTTCGATTGCGAAAAAAACGACACTTCTTCCTCTGCTATCCTTTTGATTTAGTAATTCCGGTTTGGATGCAAGAATTTTCTGAGTCTGTGACAGATCTCCATTACGTACTGCTTTCAAAAAATCGGACATAGAATCTGCAAAGGTTGAAGACGTAACTCCGAATAATATCATTCCAAAAATGATTTGTTTCATGGCGTTCTCCAGAAATTGAACATGTTCAAATTATGGAGAAATGTTTCTTTTTGTCAAAACAATTT
Above is a window of Leptospira kirschneri serovar Cynopteri str. 3522 CT DNA encoding:
- a CDS encoding ankyrin repeat domain-containing protein, encoding MKQIIFGMILFGVTSSTFADSMSDFLKAVRNGDLSQTQKILASKPELLNQKDSRGRSVVFFAIESNDTKMLQYILDKVNDESSSIISDNDYAGDFPIHYAAQFPDSKIIELYYSKYPYSQSLNRHGENALDVAAHYENTAVVSFLNAQGLKHSKPGSGPYTIGLYFGYLIISILMTIWVARTLFHNGRIFLVKMFNGEEKLADSINHLLIVGFYLINIGYISLSLSTEQKPLDLAECIEVLTKKVGIVLLILGAMHFFNLFLFAKFRKKISNTFGES
- a CDS encoding TetR/AcrR family transcriptional regulator; the protein is MIRKKNAKQKETGKSQQTRSLLFKTAILSFQKEGYDETTMRTIAKKAGLAVGASYYHFKTKEEIVLEFYRTTQEEANIQSIEFCKSNSDLKDRIKNIIRFKLGQFIGYEKFLHVLSRSGGDPKHPLSPFSEETKQIREDAISIFRNAISGSKNPFPSDLKEDLPLLFWLFQLGIIYVWLFDDSTHKRKTEFLIDKGLDLIFQLLKLSSLPIFRSVRKSVLSLIDLFKK